GAACGGCCCGCCCGTGGTCAGCAGATAGATCTGATCGAAGATTTTGAACTGGGCGATCAGTTGCAGCAGCAGAATCAGGCTGGTGACGGGCCACAGGTTGGGCCAGGTGATCGACCAGAACAGCCGCGCCCCACTGGCACCGTCGAGCGCCGCCGCCTCATAGATGTCGGGCGAAATGCTCTGAAGTCCGGCGATGAACAGCAGAATATTGAAGCCCACCGTCCACCAGATGGTCACGAAGGCCACAGCGGGCATGGCCCATACGGGGTCCTGAAACCATGTGACGGTGCTGCCTGTCAGAAAGTTGAACAGACCGAAGTTGCTGTCCAGCACCCAGTTCCAGACGCTCGTGACCACGCTGACCGGGAGGACGTAGGGCAGGAAGAAGGCTGCCAGAACAAAGTTCTTGAGACGCCGGAGCCTCAGGATCAGCAGCGCCAGCCCCAGTCCGACCAGGGTGTTGGGAATGACCGTGAGCAGGATGAAGTACAGGGTGTTGAGCAGCGCATTCCAGAAGGTCGGCTCATGCAGCAGCTTGATATAGTTGGTCAGCCCAGTGAAATGACCGCTTCCGTTCAGATCGGCGTTGGTGAAGCTGAGCTGGATCACGCGCAGCGTGGGATAGATCAGAAACAGCAGATAGATGATGAGAAAGGGCGCGACGAGCAGGACGACGGTCAGCAGTTTCCGCCGTCCCTGCAGCTCTTTGGACACACTGAGCGGGTCGCTGTTGCCTGGAAGGTTCTTCAGCATACGCGGCTACCTCGGAGGAAAGGCGAAGAACGAAAGCAGAACAGAAAAGGGGAGGCTCCCTTGTAGAAGCCTCCCCAGGGTTGGAAGCCGCCTACTTGTTGAAGTTGGTCATGGCCACCTTGAACTTACTGATACCCTGCTCACTGGTGAGCTGTCCCAGCAGCACCGGCGAGAAGTAGTTACCAACTGCGTCGTACACCGGCCCGCCCACCCCGAAGGGCGACACGTTGGGTTCGATGCGTGCATCCTTCCCTGACTGAACGCTGTACTCGACATTGGGCTGCAGCGCTTTGAAGGCCGCGCTGGTCTGGGTCGGCAGATACGCCGGAATGTGACCGCCGCCCGCCCAGGTCATGCCGCCCTGCTTCTCGACGTAGCCGACGAAGGTCATGACCGCCTTGAGCTTGTCAGGGCTGATGGGCGTCTTGGTATTGTTGGGAATCGCCAGCTCATGCGAGTCAGCCCAGGTGCTGGCATTCCCCCCGTACAGCGCAGGGAAACTCATGATGCCGTAGTCGAACTTCAGGCTGCCTTTGGCTTTGGCGTCGACCATGGTGGGCACTTCCCAGTTGCCGTTGAACATCATGGCGGTGCGTCCGGCACTGAACAGCGCCACGCCAGCTGGGTACGTCACATTTTTGGTGATCAGGCCCTGCTTGTACCAGTCGGCGATCACGTCCAGCGCGGCCTTGCCCTTGGTATCCAGGTCGCCCAGGTACAGCTTGCCGCCCTTCACCATCGTGCCGCCTTCCTGGAGGAACAGTGTGTACCACAGTCTCCACACCGAGGCGGGATCTTGGTTGCTGCTGAGAGAAATCGGGACCACGCCCGTTTTGCTCTTGATGGTCTGCAGCGCGTTGGTCATCTCCGCGATGCTCTTGACCGGGACCATCATGCCGTTTGCACCGATCAGCCCTGCTTTCTTCAGCAGGTCCTTGTTGTAGTACACCACGAAGGTGTGGGTGTCCAGCGGGATGGCGTAGATGTTGGTATTGCCGATGTTCTTGGCATCGCTGGCGAGGGTGCCGACCAGATTACTCTGGAAATCGCTGATCTTCAGGCCCGCCAGCGCCAGATCAGCTGGGCTGTAGGGACGCAGGTCGCCTCTGGTGAGGGCAGAGGGGATCGACGACAGGTGGTAGGTCATCAGATCGGGGGTCTGGCCCGCGACGACCGCGGTATGCACTTTGGTGTAAAACGGATTGCCCCAGGTCTGGGTGGTGCGGTTCACCACGATGTCTTTCTGTGAGGCATTGAAGGTATCGACGATGGTCTTCATCCGCGCGCCGTCACCGCCGCCGAAAAAGTCCCAGAACGTGACGGTGGTCTGGGCAGAAGCCGCGGTCGAGAGGACCGCTGAGAGCGAAAGGCCGAGGGTGAGCATCCGAGATCTACGCATTGTATTTCCTCCAGGAAATGGGACAGAAGACAGTGGGAAGTGTGCGTTGATGGCGCAGGGTGTCGAAACAGCCTGCTGAAGATGGATTACGGTGAAGACAGGACAGGTGAACCATCAGGCGTTCGGCGGCTGTCTGTGCGCCGCGCGAGGCGTTGGAGCCACAGCACGTCATAGCCGAGCGGGTTGTCGACCACCTGGCCTTCCTGTACATACAACACGCTGCTATGTGCGCCCCGGGTTGCGGCGGCGAGCCGCGTGGGGTCGGCCTTGAAGCGGCGCGCGTCGGTCAGCAAACCGTTTCGTTCCTGAAAGGTATCGGCGAGTTGGGTATAGCAGAAGCCTTGGAGTCCGCGACAGGCGTGAACGGCCGCCAGCAGCGCCTCGTAGTGTGTGAGGAAGGCTTCGCTGGACGTGAAGTGCGCGTAGCCCCATCCTGCACCCAACCCGTCGCTGTAGGTCGTACCGCCAAATTCCGTCAGCATCACGGGCGCGTCGATGGGCATGTCGGGGTCAAGGAGCAGCACGCGGCTGTAGGGTCTCGCCTTGAAGTGACGCAGGGTGTCTTCCGTCGCCTGGGACGTGCCGAAGCGTTTGAGGAGGGCTTGAGGATCACTGGTGTAGTCGTGGACACCTAAGATATCGGAGGTCCCGTGCTCCCAGCCGTCGTTGCTGATGACCGGACGGCTCGGATCGGCAGCTCGGGTGAGGTGGTAGAGCGCCCGCAACAGGTGTTGCGCGGCCGGGTTGTGCGGCAGGTCGGGCACGCCCCATGACTCGTTGAGCGGCACCCAGGTCACGATGCACGGGTGACCCCGGTCTCGCTGGACGGCTTCCAGCCACTCGCGGCTCAGGTCGCGCACGCTGTCGTCACTGAGACTGTACGCACTGGGCATCTCCTCCCAGACCAGCAGGCCCAGCACGTCGCACCAGTACAGGTAGCGGGGACTCTCGATCTTCTGATGCTTCCGCGCACCGTTAAAACCCAGTTGTTTGGTCAGTTCGATATCGCGGCGGAACTGCTCATCGGTGGCCGTCATCAGCGTGTCGGGCCAGTAACCTTGATCCAGCACCAGACGCGGTACATAGCCCGCACCGTTGAGCATGAATTCGCCGCGCAGCGTCCGTACGTCGCGCATGGCGGTATAGCTGCGCACGTCGTCGGTGACGGTCGTGCCATTCAGCAGCTGCACCTGCACGTCGATGAGCTGGGGGTGCTCGGGCGACCACAGCAGTTCCATGCGTTCGTCCACAATGCCGGGATCGTTCAGATAGACGCGGCGTTTCAACGAGCGGCTCCCTAACAGGGCGAACGTGTCGTCGCACAGCGTGTGCCCCTCGGCGCTGAACTGCACGCGCACGCAGCTGCCCGGCGCGAGGGGGCCGATGGTTTTGAGTTCGATGTCAAAGGCCCATTCAACCAGTCTGGGGGTGCATTCGACATGAATGATCCGTGTGGCCGGGACGCGCTCCAGCCAGACGGTCTGCCAGATGCCGGTCGTGCGTGGATACCAGATGGCGTGCGATTCATCCCGCCATTCCTGCTTGCCCCGCGGCTGATCGAAGGCGAGCGCATCGTCATCGGCGCGCACCACCAGACGCCCCTGCCCACTGTGAAGGGCCGCCGTGATGTCGAACGAGAAGGGGGTGTGTCCACCGCGATGCTCGGCACAGCGCTGATCGTTCACCCACACGGTGGCGTGGTAATCCACCGCACCAAAGTGCAGAATCACCCGCTCCCAAGGGGCCAGATCAACCACAGAGAGGTCGCGCTGGTACCACACCGTCGTCTGGGGGTCGTGACGGCTCAAGCCGCTGGCACGACTTTCAGGTGGGTACGGCACCTGAATCTTCTGATCGAACTGTACATGGTCGTGAGCAGCAGCTGCCTGTCCAGCGGTAAAGTCCCACTCGCCATCGAGGGACAGCCAGTCAGGCCGAGTCAGTTGGGGACGGGGATGGGTTGGCATGCATCTTCTCCTGAATCGCGGCGGCGGAAGCCATGACACTCCTGCAGCTTGTCGAAGGCGGCTCGAGCGTCAGTGACAGCAGGGGGATCTCCCTGCTGATCGGCGGAGAGTAGGTGTGAATTGTAGCTTCCTTACGGTTGGACGACGTAATGGTACAACTCTGTTAGGAAACGTGCAACTATTCTTGGAACAATCCGAGCTGATCAGCCACTCAGTGCGCGGCCCTAGTGAGCAACGCATCCTGCCGGCCCCACCCAATCGGCGTTAAGATGAAGCGGTGAGGACCTATGGCCGTCTCGGGTAGAAAGCAATTCACGATCCGGGGCGAAATAGCAAAGCGGGTGATCCGGGCGCTCGACTCCGACATCCGCATCCTGATTCTCGGCATTCTGTCGCATGAGGTCATGAACCTGACTGAATTGACCGCCGCCCTTGGCCTTCCGCTGAGTACCGTGGGCTTTCACGTCAAACATCTGGAAGACGCGGGATTGCTGCACGTCGAATATGTGCCCGGGTCGCGCGGCTCCCAAAAACTGGTGAGCAAGCGCTATGACGAGATTCTCTTCGAGCTGCCAGGGGCGGCTATTCAGGCGAGTGCGGAGGAGAACGTCGTCGAGATCAGCATGCCCATCGGCAACTACAGCCATTTTGATGTCCGGCCCACATGTGGCCTCGCCTCGGAAACCAAGATCATCGCCATGCTCGACGATCCTCGGTCGTTCTTCGAGCCAGACCACGTGCATGCCCAGATTCTGTGG
Above is a genomic segment from Deinococcus ruber containing:
- a CDS encoding carbohydrate ABC transporter permease, producing the protein MLKNLPGNSDPLSVSKELQGRRKLLTVVLLVAPFLIIYLLFLIYPTLRVIQLSFTNADLNGSGHFTGLTNYIKLLHEPTFWNALLNTLYFILLTVIPNTLVGLGLALLILRLRRLKNFVLAAFFLPYVLPVSVVTSVWNWVLDSNFGLFNFLTGSTVTWFQDPVWAMPAVAFVTIWWTVGFNILLFIAGLQSISPDIYEAAALDGASGARLFWSITWPNLWPVTSLILLLQLIAQFKIFDQIYLLTTGGPF
- a CDS encoding glycoside hydrolase family 2 protein produces the protein MPTHPRPQLTRPDWLSLDGEWDFTAGQAAAAHDHVQFDQKIQVPYPPESRASGLSRHDPQTTVWYQRDLSVVDLAPWERVILHFGAVDYHATVWVNDQRCAEHRGGHTPFSFDITAALHSGQGRLVVRADDDALAFDQPRGKQEWRDESHAIWYPRTTGIWQTVWLERVPATRIIHVECTPRLVEWAFDIELKTIGPLAPGSCVRVQFSAEGHTLCDDTFALLGSRSLKRRVYLNDPGIVDERMELLWSPEHPQLIDVQVQLLNGTTVTDDVRSYTAMRDVRTLRGEFMLNGAGYVPRLVLDQGYWPDTLMTATDEQFRRDIELTKQLGFNGARKHQKIESPRYLYWCDVLGLLVWEEMPSAYSLSDDSVRDLSREWLEAVQRDRGHPCIVTWVPLNESWGVPDLPHNPAAQHLLRALYHLTRAADPSRPVISNDGWEHGTSDILGVHDYTSDPQALLKRFGTSQATEDTLRHFKARPYSRVLLLDPDMPIDAPVMLTEFGGTTYSDGLGAGWGYAHFTSSEAFLTHYEALLAAVHACRGLQGFCYTQLADTFQERNGLLTDARRFKADPTRLAAATRGAHSSVLYVQEGQVVDNPLGYDVLWLQRLARRTDSRRTPDGSPVLSSP
- a CDS encoding extracellular solute-binding protein; this translates as MRRSRMLTLGLSLSAVLSTAASAQTTVTFWDFFGGGDGARMKTIVDTFNASQKDIVVNRTTQTWGNPFYTKVHTAVVAGQTPDLMTYHLSSIPSALTRGDLRPYSPADLALAGLKISDFQSNLVGTLASDAKNIGNTNIYAIPLDTHTFVVYYNKDLLKKAGLIGANGMMVPVKSIAEMTNALQTIKSKTGVVPISLSSNQDPASVWRLWYTLFLQEGGTMVKGGKLYLGDLDTKGKAALDVIADWYKQGLITKNVTYPAGVALFSAGRTAMMFNGNWEVPTMVDAKAKGSLKFDYGIMSFPALYGGNASTWADSHELAIPNNTKTPISPDKLKAVMTFVGYVEKQGGMTWAGGGHIPAYLPTQTSAAFKALQPNVEYSVQSGKDARIEPNVSPFGVGGPVYDAVGNYFSPVLLGQLTSEQGISKFKVAMTNFNK